A window of the Henckelia pumila isolate YLH828 chromosome 3, ASM3356847v2, whole genome shotgun sequence genome harbors these coding sequences:
- the LOC140888462 gene encoding F-box protein At5g07610-like yields the protein MANKRSRVPSSVDLVFDDDDLLSTILLFVPAKPLVSGIKLVSKRWQSLVSDKQFRLMHALHHRRRHSPPTSFIIRANPRCFFYFCPGLEIFRPFEFRFPYSKILQSCHGLLLLETRKTLYGAKNYSVYNPTTAESRDILIMGSISGLCLAFDPAVSPFYKVISIKQRDKKHSLSLYWIEIYDSQTRSWTCLKKPFTSIHDANFFNGIFWNNGIYWIRRDMNGKSYYLDLETGIVGTPKRVVTHKRCNTGSRKNYVMESDGNLHYVSLYSRAMDKMMSLKVSVLLNDLAWFEKHKVMNLSPLFTKFQEAQVAVLCIARLGGIRKKTRRCCF from the coding sequence ATGGCCAACAAAAGATCCCGAGTCCCGTCGTCCGTCGACCTAGTCTTCGACGACGACGATTTACTGTCGACGATTCTACTCTTCGTCCCCGCGAAACCCCTCGTCAGCGGCATCAAATTAGTCTCCAAACGATGGCAATCCCTCGTCTCCGACAAACAGTTTCGCCTCATGCATGCACTCCACCACCGCCGCCGCCACAGCCCACCCACTTCTTTCATAATCCGCGCGAACCCCAGATGTTTTTTCTACTTCTGCCCGGGCCTCGAAATCTTTCGGCCATTCGAATTTCGTTTCCCCTACTCAAAAATATTGCAATCTTGTCACGGATTACTCTTGCTGGAGACAAGAAAAACTCTTTACGGAGCAAAAAATTACTCTGTATACAATCCCACCACCGCTGAATCAAGAGACATCTTGATCATGGGGAGTATTTCAGGCCTTTGCTTGGCTTTTGATCCCGCGGTATCTCCCTTCTATAAAGTTATCTCCATCAAGCAGCGTGACAAGAAGCATTCGTTGTCTCTGTACTGGATTGAAATTTATGATTCCCAAACCCGTTCATGGACGTGCTTGAAGAAACCGTTCACTTCCATACACGATGCCAATTTCTTCAACGGGATTTTCTGGAACAACGGAATATACTGGATAAGGAGAGACATGAACGGGAAATCGTATTACCTCGATCTTGAGACGGGGATCGTGGGGACACCTAAAAGAGTGGTGACGCATAAAAGATGCAACACCGGAAGTCGGAAGAACTACGTGATGGAATCCGACGGAAACTTGCATTATGTTTCTTTGTATTCTCGAGCGATGGACAAGATGATGAGCTTGAAGGTTTCGGTGTTGCTGAATGATTTAGCATGGTTTGAGAAGCACAAGGTGATGAATTTGAGTCCcctttttacaaaatttcaAGAGGCGCAAGTAGCTGTGTTGTGTATTGCTAGACTAGGGGGGATACGGAAGAAGACTCGGCGGTGTTGTTTTTGA